A single window of Culicoides brevitarsis isolate CSIRO-B50_1 chromosome 3, AGI_CSIRO_Cbre_v1, whole genome shotgun sequence DNA harbors:
- the LOC134836015 gene encoding methionine--tRNA ligase, mitochondrial, with protein sequence MKFINKISQIRHLVTQTTKPHYVTTPIFYVNAAPHIGHLYSSVIADAISRFERLLHPDRELLFSTGTDEHGSKIQQAAARNNITTGQYCDLISSKYRKLFDEASVCPSRFIRTTDSDHKTAVQAFWRRLSEKNLIYTTNYSGWYCVSDECFLSEDQLKQLPSGERVSDESGHPVEWTEERNYMFKLSAFQDEVVRWAESDSRIKPLKYQKILLHFLREPLPDISVSRPKERVSWGIDVPGDASQTIYVWLDALVNYLTSVGYPNDTLRHWPPDVQVLGKDILKFHGIYWPAFLIAAGMEPPRELFVHSHWTVDDQKMSKSKFNVVDPFERAGIYTMEGLRYFLLHEGVAHSDGNYSDTKIFRMLNAELADTLGNLLSRCCAKVLNPRQIVPFANFELDSSDEYREMQDLVQNLPEICLKHYREHNFYLVIDSVMACLHANNKFFEATKPWELRKTGKNEDLMKLDAILGATMENLRICGIILQPIIPKMAGKLLDKLNVPAEKRFWADLQENINVERPLGSEQAALFQRIYPQKASEVPKTPKKVKNPNKKKLAQ encoded by the exons ATGAAATTCatcaacaaaatttcacaaatccGACATTTGGTGACACAAACCACAAAACCTCATTACGTGACAACGcctattttttacgtaaatgcCG CTCCTCACATTGGTCACTTGTATTCATCAGTAATAGCAGATGCCATTTCCCGTTTTGAGCGTCTTTTGCATCCGGATCGAGAATTACTCTTTTCAACTGGAACTGACGAGCATGGAAGTAAAATTCAGCAGGCAGCAGCGCGAAATAACATCACTACCGGTCAATATTGCGACTTAATTTCTTCcaaatatcgaaaattattcGACGAAGCCTCGGTTTGTCCATCGCGATTCATCAGAACGACAGATTCTGATCACAAAACTGCCGTTCAAGCATTTTGGAGGCGACTTTcggagaaaaatttgatttatacgACAAATTACAGCGGCTGGTATTGCGTTTCTGACGAATGTTTTCTCTCGGAGGACCAACTGAAGCAACTTCCGAGCGGCGAAAGGGTTTCTGACGAGTCGGGACATCCCGTGGAATGGACCGAGGAGCGAAATTACATGTTCAAGTTGAGCGCTTTTCAAGATGAGGTCGTTCGATGGGCCGAAAGTGACTCGCGAATCAAACCTTTgaagtatcaaaaaattcttttgcattttttgaggGAGCCGCTTCCCGATATTTCCGTTTCTCGTCCCAAAGAACGGGTTAGTTGGGGTATTGATGTTCCCGGCGACGCTTCGCAAACGATTTATGTGTGGCTCGATGCTTTGGTGAATTATTTGACGTCCGTCGGGTATCCAAATGACACTTTGAGACACTGGCCTCCCGATGTTCAGGTCTTGGGGAAGGATATTTTGAAGTTTCACGGCATTTATTGGCCTGCGTTTCTCATTGCGGCGGGTATGGAGCCTCCGCGGGAGCTTTTTGTGCATTCCCATTGGACTGTGGAcgaccaaaaaatgtcaaaatccaaatttaaCGTCGTTGATCCCTTTGAACGGGCCGGAATTTACACGATGGAGGGTCTGAGATACTTTTTGCTGCATGAAGGAGTCGCTCATAGCGACGGAAATTACAGCGAcacgaaaatttttcgcatgTTGAATGCCGAATTGGCAGATACTTTGGGAAATTTACTCTCCCGATGCTGTGCGAAAGTCCTAAATCCACGTCAAATCGTTCCTTTTGCCAATTTTGAGCTTGATTCTTCCGACGAATACCGAGAAATGCAAGATTTGGTACAAAATTTACctgaaatttgcttaaaacaCTACCGCgaacacaatttttatttggtaaTTGACTCTGTAATGGCTTGTTTGCATgccaacaataaatttttcgaagctACAAAGCCTTGGGAGCTCCGAAAAACGGGCAAAAATGAAGATTTGATGAAACTTGATGCCATTTTGGGAGCAACAATGGAGAATTTACGCATATGTGGCATCATCCTTCAACCGATAATCCCAAAAATGGCCGGAAAATTGCTCGATAAGTTGAATGTCCCGGCAGAAAAACGTTTTTGGGCcgatttacaagaaaatattaacGTTGAAAGACCTTTGGGTAGCGAACAAGCTGCTTTGTTCCAACGAATTTATCCCCAAAAAGCCTCGGAAGTACCAAAAACgcctaaaaaagtaaaaaatccgaataaaaaaaaattagcgcaataa